Part of the Coregonus clupeaformis isolate EN_2021a chromosome 31, ASM2061545v1, whole genome shotgun sequence genome, ccgataatcaatacacggtcgaagagagccatccttcttacccacaaagaagaatcctgcccccaggggtgatgacgagggacgaacgagaccagcagctagggactccttgatgtaggtctccaaagcctcacgttcaggtcgggagatactgtataaccttcccttggggtagacagctccagggaacaggttgatggcacaatcatatggtcggtggggagggagtgacagagccttctgcttactgaaaacttcccccaaatcgtgatatgtctcgggaaccagggacaaatctgggggtttagcctcaatcacctgactgggaaccgaatgggggcaggcagtcttgagacagttagcatgacaatcaaggctccaactcgttaccttgcccgtcacccaatcgaacgtgggattgtgttccttcagccaggggtatccaaggaccagaggaacatgggaagacggcagaatgaagaatgaaatcatctcagaatgattccccgacaaccgcatcttaaccggttcagtcctcatcgtgatacgtgccagactactgccgttcagagtggtcgcctcaatggcttccggcaattgctccttggaaagccccagctgttccaccaactcggcatcaagaaagcttccatcggcacctgaatcgagaaaagcgttaatcgctaagctctgattcctgttcacaagggtagccgggaaacggggtctgacagaggtactgagaggttgaaactggctcgctaaaagtcctcccaactttagcgagccgggcagtttgacgaccgccgggaacaagtggagatgtaatgtcccgagctaccacagtagaggcagcagttggtcttacgtctatgttgacgctcctccttggttaacccgtgccgccccacttgcatgggttcagaatcgggagagaggacctctccactaatcctttgtggtggagaatgatcgacgtgttctggtccaccacccgacccgactgggaactgagaagctgatcgattggacggaccccattgcttctccctccttcgctctcggactcgattatccacccgaatagacaaggctaccaagctgtccaggtcactaggctccggataggagatcaactcatccttgagctgctccgacagaccctggtaaaaggccgcttgcagagactcctcgttccacccactctccacagccaacgtcttgaactcgatcacgaagtcggccacgctgcgagttccttggtgaagcgaaaacaggcgcctagctgcgtcccccccctcggacggaatggtcgaagagcttcctcatctcggccgtgaacccctggtatgaagccatgcaggggtcttgtcgttcccaaacggctgaagcccactccagcgctcgaccacgcagcaacgcaatcacaaaggctatcctagccttgtctgtggcataagagtagggctgtagatcgaacactaatccacactgcataaggaaggaacggcatcttcccagctccccctcatatttatccggcgtcggaaccttgggctcacggaaggacacagctccagaagcggcaggcgagatgggtgaaaccggtagtggatcctccaccggaaacttgcgttggttctggacctccgtcagaccggtagaaaggttccgaactgacaacgcgatctcctgtagtaccgtgctatgatggcccaacatcttctcctgatgggtaatggcatggcgaacagagtccaggtccgctgggttcattactggccggatcgttctgtcacgagttgctaagccagaacccagaagcagaccaggacaaggtaagttgaaacgaaggtgagtgtttattacaaattcaagagtgatgctgaataatccagggaacagagcgggcggcgttgattagttgttgggggtgcagtggttgatcccatcctgggtcggcagccgccgaccaccaggcagaggttggatgaaggttccggacgggtgactgcagatggaacaaaacgggggtaagtaagcaacaaaccaacaaggtgcaaaaacaacaaaactaacgctaggctctaagactgatactctggtaaacctactgttcatggctaacgatccggcagggactggatgttaggccagagcctaagaagggtgatgatcaggaccaggtgtgcagattgctgatgggatgcaggtgcggaaatcaagagagctccccggagcgttcccgaaccctcgggaaactggagatcacgaacagaaaaactagtcaccagacaggacccgactcagactgccgggatcgttacagttctgctgcggtgtcgagactttggccaggatctgaggtgggctgttctctaatgggttgttcaatgtcacccgtcatcgttctcaccttctcctccagcactctgatcctctcctctagtgctctgttcttctcctgctcctgctctttctcctgttgatgttgtctcaccacagtccagagtgcagacatgtctctctccacctgcagctctccaggtctagttaagggggtgttgttgtgctggactgttgtctgggtctgtgctgactggagtgtgttcacctgctgttccagctccacctgccttacctccagctgggtgaatttatccttcatttcaatgagggagtagtactctgtgctgggaagttgagtttctgcttggggttgctctgtggggttatttaatgaagaggtctggtctgacccgctcgggggtaggggtatctttctcaagggacagcttctcctgctgagctatttctttgattaggtgaaagtccagctggaactgtttggtgttgccttgaaccaaaacggttccagatttatagagattaatattagacgactcagagtcctcgttgtccagtatcctgagtttccacccgtcgctaacacccccctcttaacagaggggtagtgtgctagtatagcactgtgccatgccaggggatggtctgtgtggaagataaggttgcttatgttcccatttttatacaaatcagcaaaaagtgtctcgtgcttccccaaaagaagtttcaatttgtactcttttcgtgtcttgtcgttttttacattcagagggtactgtattttaatgacctctgaacagtggggggtgcttctaaggcctcttctAAGGCCTctagttggggtagactgtacgactctcctgccattgttgggctcaagggctttgacacctctcacttcacacgtcagtgctaattgaaattgtatctctttgtagcaagcttaagcttggtagccttagaattcagtccttataatataaaatatatcattgtaatgaatttttcttcttggtttttgaaagtgaaaaatagcttcatactaaacattactcactcagttccaggttggatggtgttttcaggtttctgtttgttttccagagcatttgctgtatagtttgagaatagtaatccttggtagtagaaagctttccaggtaattccgtccaaaatcaggttgtaggtttggagttttggtttggaataaaggttatgttgtggagggtagcatcctgtatatgtccctgccaaaaaatcctactttatctaactctaaatctatattttttgttaaaaatgcaggagcaatgtctttgagctctctctctctctctctctctctctctctctctctctctctctctctctctctctctctctctctctctctctctctctctcacacacacacacaaacacacatgtttgttttactatacttgtggggaccaaacactTGATTCCCATTCagaatcctattttccctaacccctaaacataaccctaatcttaaccctaaacctgagcctaaacctaacccttaacccctaactctaaccctaaacctgagctgaaacctaaccctaactcctaaccctaaccctaaacctaacccctaaccctaattataaccctaaccctaaatgtaACCCTAAACCAACCCCCTAAGCCTAAAacagcctttttccttgtggggacgagcaaaatgtccccacttatccaaatgttccttgttttactatccttatgAGGACTTATGGTCCCCACAAGGAGAGCAAAaccaaacgcacacacacacacacacacacaatatcgtAGATGTTCTATTGGCACTATTActgctcttggcattctcaagcTTTCCTGCTACCAGTCTGTTTTTTCACACACGACATCTATGACTTCCATTCATTCTATGCATTGGAGTCATACACGTTGTACTAAAGCATCACTTTTTCCTCAGAAGGGGAGGATGAGTgaagaggagcagatagagaggatgaggagacatCAGGAAAGGCTAGTCAGTCGGAGGAAACCGCCAATTCCCGATCTCACGACCCAAACCCAGTGTCAAAGTTCAGATCCGAAAGAAGAGGTTGGTTCTATGAGGATGAGTGTGTAATGGATTTCCATATGTATATTATTATATGATCCAACATTGTATGAAtatatacatactgtactgtatatgcacACATATATGTACGTATAGgtaactgtcaaaataaaggaaacaccaacataaagggtcttaatagggcgttgggcctccacgagctgccagaacagcttcaatgtgccttggaATAGGTTCTACAATTgtttggaactctattggagggatgcgacatcaTTCTTCCACACGAAATTCCATCagttggtgttttgttgatggtggtggaaaacactatctctcaggtgccgctccagaatctcccataagtggtcaattgggttgagatctggtgactgagacagacagacagacagacagacagactgactgactgactgactgactgacagacacacacacacacacacacacacacacacacactttaaacaccctatgctcctttgagacctctctttcaaagtcactgagatctcttcttctagccatggtagccaaaataatgggcaactgggcatttttattcatgaccctaagcatgatgggatgttaattgcttaattaactcagtaaccacacctgtgtggaagcgcTTGCTTTCATTATACTTTGTAGCCCTCATTTACTCaattgtttcctttattttggcagttacttgcATATGCATACATGCAGGCCTATACATGTGAATGAGTCACTCAGGGAAAATCTCATTTTTTTTCTTCAGGCCCACTTTGCTGTGAGGGTGACGAGAGTCGTCAAAGCCATCTTACCGTCCTCTCTGATTGCCCAACGCGTTTCTGTGGAGGAACCACTTCTTGAGATGAGCCAGGAGCAGCTGCCAGCCCAACGGTTGGCTAAGGCTCTACAGGAGCTAGATTCAGAGAGGCAGGAGCAAAACTCCAATGGGCTCAATGCAACCAGGGCCCAGAAGAGCCACAATGTCACCACCAAGTCCTCCAGAGACGACTCCTGGACAGAGGCGGAGACTGCTGCGGAGGCCCTGAAGCTCCATCAGAGTTGTGACTGGGCCGTTGTGGGAAATGGTGGTGTGGCCTCTGTTCCCCgggtaagagaggaggatgggggtcaTGACTCTACAAGAAAAGTGTTGGGAGGAGGTCATAAGGAGGAACAGAAGGTAAGATGGTTGATGTGGACTTGTTGTGCAGTATAGTTCATTTAATCTCATCTCTTATTTCAGTTTTAAATCATATTCTAATAAAGGCTTTTTACAAGCTAATTAGCTACTGATCGCCAATCAACTGAAACATGTTAGGTCTTATCACAGTTTTACCTGGGCTTTTACTCTTGTACGGATAAGCATGCCACATATCTCAAAGTCACAATCTGGTAGATGTCCTTCTGTTCAACTGCCATTTCGAGTAATGATATTCATCCATTGATTCCTAAAGAATACAACTTATGAATGCCTCATGAAACACAGACTCAGGATTGTGGCTTTCATGTTACAGGTTGAGGGATGTGCTACTCTCCTAACCTCTGCCCCGGACCCTGATCTTTGCCTCACCCCTGAGCAGAGAGAGGCCAAGCAGAGACGTGTAGAGAGGATCAGGGAGAGAGTCatccagaggtgtgtgtgtgtgtgtgtgtgtgtctgtgtgtgtttatcagtcaGAAAGCTGGGTCATGATGAATATCTTCTGTGACAGCTCAGTATGTTTCACTATGTAGAGAGACAATTATTAGAAGGGATATAAATTACTCTAACTCCCATGTCCATAgacctgtctctgtgttgctatacagtaccagtcagaagtttggacacacctactcattcaagggtttttattttcttcacctggaatgcttttccaacagtcttgaaggagttcccacatatgctgagcacttgttggctgcttttccttcacttttccttcatgtccgactcatcccaaaccatctcaattgggttgaggtcgggtgattgtggaggccaggtcatctgatgcagcactccatcactctccttcttggtaaaatagtccttacacagcctggtggtgtgttgggtcattgtcctgttgaaaaacaaatgatagtcccactaagcccaaactagatgggatggcgtattgctgcagaattctgtggtagccatgctggttaagtgtgcctaaataaatcacagacagtgtcaccagcaaagcaccgccacaccataacacctcctcctccatgctttcagtgggaactacacatgcagagatcatccgttcacccacacagcgtctcacaaagaaaaggcagttgtaaccaaaaatctcaaatttggactccagaccaaaggacacatttccaccgttctaatgtccattgctcgtgtttcttggcccaagcaagtctcttcttcttattggtgtcctttagaagtggtttatttgcagcaattcgaccatgaaggcctgattcacacagtcccctctgaacagttgatgttgagatgtgtctgtaacttgaactctgtgaagcgtttatttgggctgcaatttctgaggctggtgactctaatgaacctatcctctgcagcagaggtaactctggttcttccattcctgtggcggtcctcatgagagccagtttcatcatagagcttgatggtttttgcgactgcacttgaagaaactttcaaagttcttgaaagttTCCGTATTaaatgaccttcatgtcttaaagtaatgatggactgtagtttctctttgcttatttgagctgttcttgccataatatggacttggtcttttaccaaatagggctatcttctgtataccaccaataccttgtcacaacacaactgattggctcaaatgcattaagaaggaaagaaattccataaattaagttttaaaaaggcacacctgttaattgaaatgcattccaggtgactacctcatgaagctggttgagagaatgccaagagtctgcaaagctgtcatcaaggcaaagagtggctatttgaagaatctcaaatatataaaatatattttgatttgtttaacactttttgggttactacatgattccatatgtgttatttcatagttttgatgtcttcactattattctacaatgtaaaaaatagtaaaaataaataaaaacccttgaatgagtaggtgtgtccaaacttttgattggtagagTATGTTCTTGTCATGTGTTTTTCTTATGAGTTTGCATGCATCTACAAATCTAGCTTTAATCTCAGGGCTTTCCTTCCACCTCCTCTTTCTGCTCTGCctccctatgtctctctctcgctctctctctctctcagtgcagtCAGAGAGAGTGCCGTGGCGCCCGGCCGTCCACTGACCAGGGGGGTGAAACAGGAGCTCCACAACACCCCTTCTACACAGACCTATGACAAGGCCAGAAATAGCAGGGAGATGTCAGGTACTCATTTAGCCATAATGCTTAGGTACAAACAATCAAttatttttagaaatgtatgctGAAAGTTTGTCCTTTCTGCTACATTACTCTCATTAATATACAGTCTACACTGTACTACATTCAGAGAATCACACCAATTCCAGAACTTTCTGTACTTTTCAGTTTCTGGACCTTATGAGGATGTGTGCGGAGGCTGGTGCCGTTGTGACGGAGCTGTTCTTCGTAGGTACAGAACAGTAGAACCTCCCACCCCTGGAGAGACACTACTTTATGCAGATGAGGGAAAGGGACATACGAAAGGCCATGAGGGTCATATTGGgaacaaaacacaacacaatgGTCACAGTGACAGAAAGGGTATCATGAaacataaaaaagaaaagaaaccaTCCACTTCCTCCAAACAGATATCCTCGATGACTGTATACCAGACCGATGGAGGCCAGCGATTCAAGAGGAGGTGCGAGGAGGAAGAACAAGAGGAACTCTCAATCGATCATGGTGAAAGCAGTTCTCTGTCCACCAATCAGAGAGCAGAATGGTTCCTCTCAACCAATCAGTGGCGAGAATTCATACCTTTACAAGACCACGGAATAGAGTCATTATGCCATGAGGAAACCTTGAATTtggacaatgatccaacatctCATGATGCAGGAACTGATTCCAATGGCGCCACATTTTCTATCAGTGAAAGTTTAGAGAAAATGTTGGAGAATCATTCCCTCTTCTATAGAATCACAAGTGACATCAATCTATCAGACACGGACATTACAATGACTGATGGACAATCAGTTTCCGATCAGGAAGAAAAGATGGAGGGGGCAACCAGTGAGATTTCAAGAGCAGATGAAGTGACCTATAGTGTGGTAAGACCAACAGACCAACAAATTGAAGGTTGCCACCCTTCAGAATCCTCCACAAGTCATGATACAGCCACAGACAATAGTGGAGACATCACTACAACCAATGAGCAGCAAGACTCAACATCTATGGACCTGAACGCACAACTAACACTATCTGGTAATCAAACATCATGTGCCTCAACCAAACCAGCACATGACCTATGCATCTATGAAGAGATACCGGACAATGACGCCTTGTCCAAAGCAACAGAGGAACCCAGTCAAGAGAGTCAATGGAAAATGAAGAAAAGTCAGGAATCGAGAAAACCTAATCCCGAATCGTCGGGTAATCCTGAATCAGAACAGGCTCCCTCTATGGATACATGTGGAAAGTCGAAAACAGGAGAAGGAAATTGTGGAATAGTTGAGACAGTAGA contains:
- the LOC121547191 gene encoding uncharacterized protein LOC121547191 isoform X2: MRSYFFSADTQEDMLGWVRALSQSACMESDNSINRRCSSYQDFMQIGGSSESVDLPHSPSLRDGLSQNAAHTNRSQREPNQVTGGRIETPHSEPRGRRSMQQSPSPKTSSPIEFSSRRRDRTDEDPLPFHSGLNTPPKPIEFIGTCSLAARGQLGSRPHTPVGRVDIRPQDDPPVMPETHYAPASPKLEFKSAPHTPGTERWQTINSPTPVYSSLHHISSGRKALGKPAKSELFKDRETPPHIRPLESGADAVLTRLCGCDKLLQSLSLELAQLQVDKYSVQRALEMTRLQLDEWRSEGLKGQEGALTQKALLQEELVTIRARMCDVSLEMERLWSQYERMESELSVFRSHLQHVCNFGMPQEQSQAQRELWMMEDILSGLRVNRDHFRVLLGLQRHTAPKGVFQKSSSHPGTPGSSTERMPSGLPMELQDTNQGRDQGHVWIDPNYEGIYSDPVYPLDRRGNRQSDTHGDRTQRETSESQSSSRWSIPDPTNKKGRMSEEEQIERMRRHQERLVSRRKPPIPDLTTQTQCQSSDPKEEAHFAVRVTRVVKAILPSSLIAQRVSVEEPLLEMSQEQLPAQRLAKALQELDSERQEQNSNGLNATRAQKSHNVTTKSSRDDSWTEAETAAEALKLHQSCDWAVVGNGGVASVPRVREEDGGHDSTRKVLGGGHKEEQKVEGCATLLTSAPDPDLCLTPEQREAKQRRVERIRERVIQSAVRESAVAPGRPLTRGVKQELHNTPSTQTYDKARNSREMSVSGPYEDVCGGWCRCDGAVLRRYRTVEPPTPGETLLYADEGKGHTKGHEGHIGNKTQHNGHSDRKGIMKHKKEKKPSTSSKQISSMTVYQTDGGQRFKRRCEEEEQEELSIDHGESSSLSTNQRAEWFLSTNQWREFIPLQDHGIESLCHEETLNLDNDPTSHDAGTDSNGATFSISESLEKMLENHSLFYRITSDINLSDTDITMTDGQSVSDQEEKMEGATSEISRADEVTYSVVRPTDQQIEGCHPSESSTSHDTATDNSGDITTTNEQQDSTSMDLNAQLTLSGNQTSCASTKPAHDLCIYEEIPDNDALSKATEEPSQESQWKMKKSQESRKPNPESSGNPESEQAPSMDTCGKSKTGEGNCGIVETVDMKVEQEGTAVLKVGNSSLGGEREEAVQKRGSLSKTNSLGLYEGESADRSASFGRGRVTVLRTSL
- the LOC121547191 gene encoding uncharacterized protein LOC121547191 isoform X3 — protein: MRSYFFSADTQEDMLGWVRALSQSACMESDNSINRRCSSYQDFMQIGGSSESVDLPHSPSLRDGLSQNAAHTNRSQREPNQVTGGRIETPHSEPRGRRSMQQSPSPKTSSPIEFSSRRRDRTDEDPLPFHSGLNTPPKPIEFIGTCSLAARGQLGSRPHTPVGRVDIRPQDDPPVMPETHYAPASPKLEFKSAPHTPGTERWQTINSPTPVYSSLHHISSGRKALGKAVLTRLCGCDKLLQSLSLELAQLQVDKYSVQRALEMTRLQLDEWRSEGLKGQEGALTQKALLQEELVTIRARMCDVSLEMERLWSQYERMESELSVFRSHLQHVCNFGMPQEQSQAQRELWMMEDILSGLRVNRDHFRVLLGLQRHTAPKGVFQKSSSHPGTPGSSTERMPSGLPMGVESEPPTRPPLPQELQDTNQGRDQGHVWIDPNYEGIYSDPVYPLDRRGNRQSDTHGDRTQRETSESQSSSRWSIPDPTNKKGRMSEEEQIERMRRHQERLVSRRKPPIPDLTTQTQCQSSDPKEEAHFAVRVTRVVKAILPSSLIAQRVSVEEPLLEMSQEQLPAQRLAKALQELDSERQEQNSNGLNATRAQKSHNVTTKSSRDDSWTEAETAAEALKLHQSCDWAVVGNGGVASVPRVREEDGGHDSTRKVLGGGHKEEQKVEGCATLLTSAPDPDLCLTPEQREAKQRRVERIRERVIQSAVRESAVAPGRPLTRGVKQELHNTPSTQTYDKARNSREMSVSGPYEDVCGGWCRCDGAVLRRYRTVEPPTPGETLLYADEGKGHTKGHEGHIGNKTQHNGHSDRKGIMKHKKEKKPSTSSKQISSMTVYQTDGGQRFKRRCEEEEQEELSIDHGESSSLSTNQRAEWFLSTNQWREFIPLQDHGIESLCHEETLNLDNDPTSHDAGTDSNGATFSISESLEKMLENHSLFYRITSDINLSDTDITMTDGQSVSDQEEKMEGATSEISRADEVTYSVVRPTDQQIEGCHPSESSTSHDTATDNSGDITTTNEQQDSTSMDLNAQLTLSGNQTSCASTKPAHDLCIYEEIPDNDALSKATEEPSQESQWKMKKSQESRKPNPESSGNPESEQAPSMDTCGKSKTGEGNCGIVETVDMKVEQEGTAVLKVGNSSLGGEREEAVQKRGSLSKTNSLGLYEGESADRSASFGRGRVTVLRTSL
- the LOC121547191 gene encoding uncharacterized protein LOC121547191 isoform X1 — encoded protein: MRSYFFSADTQEDMLGWVRALSQSACMESDNSINRRCSSYQDFMQIGGSSESVDLPHSPSLRDGLSQNAAHTNRSQREPNQVTGGRIETPHSEPRGRRSMQQSPSPKTSSPIEFSSRRRDRTDEDPLPFHSGLNTPPKPIEFIGTCSLAARGQLGSRPHTPVGRVDIRPQDDPPVMPETHYAPASPKLEFKSAPHTPGTERWQTINSPTPVYSSLHHISSGRKALGKPAKSELFKDRETPPHIRPLESGADAVLTRLCGCDKLLQSLSLELAQLQVDKYSVQRALEMTRLQLDEWRSEGLKGQEGALTQKALLQEELVTIRARMCDVSLEMERLWSQYERMESELSVFRSHLQHVCNFGMPQEQSQAQRELWMMEDILSGLRVNRDHFRVLLGLQRHTAPKGVFQKSSSHPGTPGSSTERMPSGLPMGVESEPPTRPPLPQELQDTNQGRDQGHVWIDPNYEGIYSDPVYPLDRRGNRQSDTHGDRTQRETSESQSSSRWSIPDPTNKKGRMSEEEQIERMRRHQERLVSRRKPPIPDLTTQTQCQSSDPKEEAHFAVRVTRVVKAILPSSLIAQRVSVEEPLLEMSQEQLPAQRLAKALQELDSERQEQNSNGLNATRAQKSHNVTTKSSRDDSWTEAETAAEALKLHQSCDWAVVGNGGVASVPRVREEDGGHDSTRKVLGGGHKEEQKVEGCATLLTSAPDPDLCLTPEQREAKQRRVERIRERVIQSAVRESAVAPGRPLTRGVKQELHNTPSTQTYDKARNSREMSVSGPYEDVCGGWCRCDGAVLRRYRTVEPPTPGETLLYADEGKGHTKGHEGHIGNKTQHNGHSDRKGIMKHKKEKKPSTSSKQISSMTVYQTDGGQRFKRRCEEEEQEELSIDHGESSSLSTNQRAEWFLSTNQWREFIPLQDHGIESLCHEETLNLDNDPTSHDAGTDSNGATFSISESLEKMLENHSLFYRITSDINLSDTDITMTDGQSVSDQEEKMEGATSEISRADEVTYSVVRPTDQQIEGCHPSESSTSHDTATDNSGDITTTNEQQDSTSMDLNAQLTLSGNQTSCASTKPAHDLCIYEEIPDNDALSKATEEPSQESQWKMKKSQESRKPNPESSGNPESEQAPSMDTCGKSKTGEGNCGIVETVDMKVEQEGTAVLKVGNSSLGGEREEAVQKRGSLSKTNSLGLYEGESADRSASFGRGRVTVLRTSL